The Afifella aestuarii genomic interval GGAGAAGGCGGCCTCGGAATATTCGTAGGCCTGCACGCAGGTGAAGAGGACGCCGAGGACGAGGGTGGCCGCGAGGCCCCATTTGAGCCCGCGCCGATCGTTCATGAGCAGCGAGTGATGCGCCCAGGTGACGGTCGTGCCCGACGTCAAAAGGATCAGCGTATTGAGAAGCGGCAGATGCCACGGGTCGAAGACTTCGATCCCCTCAGGCGGCCAGGTGCCGCCGGTCAGTTCCGCGCGCATCGGCTGAACGGCTTCACCGGCATAAAGGCTCGCATCGAAGAAGGCCCAGAACCAGGCGACGAAGAACATCACCTCCGAGGCGATGAACAGGATCATGCCGTAGCGCAGATGCAGGGAGACGACGCCGGTGTGATGGCCTTGATGGCTTTCCTTGATGACGTCGCCCCACCAGCCGATCATCGTGATCAGGACGCCGAGCAGCCCTGGAGCGATCCAGTAGACGCCCGCTCCTTTCATCGCGGCGATGGCGCCGAGTGCGAGTGCGAAAGCCGACACGGAGCCGACGAACGGCCACGGGCTGGGGTCCACCAGATGGTAGTCGTGGTTCTTGGCGTGGGCCTCTGCCATCGTTTCCTCTCTTGCAGG includes:
- a CDS encoding cytochrome c oxidase subunit 3 — encoded protein: MAEAHAKNHDYHLVDPSPWPFVGSVSAFALALGAIAAMKGAGVYWIAPGLLGVLITMIGWWGDVIKESHQGHHTGVVSLHLRYGMILFIASEVMFFVAWFWAFFDASLYAGEAVQPMRAELTGGTWPPEGIEVFDPWHLPLLNTLILLTSGTTVTWAHHSLLMNDRRGLKWGLAATLVLGVLFTCVQAYEYSEAAFSFGGNIYGATFFMATGFHGFHVIVGTIFLAVCLWRAMRGDFTPEKHFGFEAAAWYWHFVDVVWLFLFACIYVWGTAGAVTH